The Salarias fasciatus chromosome 16, fSalaFa1.1, whole genome shotgun sequence sequence TCACTCTTGGTACGTTGATTGGAATaatcagctctgctcctcttggATTTTATAGTCTGTTTTATTTCTGATGACAAATTAGCAGAATGTCTTTGAAACGATGAGCTCTGGACGAGCAGCGGTATAATCCAGGAGTGGGGGTGCATCAGGCGGAGGTGGTCCGTCTGAACATGTGTGGATTCTGTATGTCTGTAAAGAACATTATTGAAAAGAAAGCTCCTCAACTGAACAGTTCaatctggtttttaacatccgTTTTTGTCGGGATAGCCATCGTAATCTTTTCTAAGGTTTTGACAGCttcttctctttatttattttaataattactcttcaaattattttttccattcatgTATCTTCATGTTTCGTCAAATTGCATCAATCCTGCTGTGAAGTATTTAAAATCCCAACAAgaattttcagagtgaaaacagcTAAATGAACAAAGACTGACTGATGACGACTGGAGAGTATTTTCAGTTCATTGTTGAATTGTGATTGTTGGTTGATAATGAAGCGTCTGTGCTTGTTGGAGCAGCACACTGATGGTCAAAGTATGTTtgtttctataaaaaaaaatcaacaaaagcaaaaatatttttacaaaatgtgaaacttgCTCTTCTTTGCAGGAACAGAGCTTCACCTATTTTTGCTCCTGTATTTTCAGTGCATACATTTTAATTTAcattattttatctttaaaaaaatcctttgacTCTTGATCATCAAAGTGAAGGCCaacattacccacaatgcaccttgACATGCAGGCAGCATCTTCTGTAACCTTGTGGAAAGAGGCACAGCTGATAGCATCacttgtgtttgattcctcatCCGGGGGGAACTGTGAgcttttctccagcagcagctctggcctgtaaacacacagcgTTCCATCTGAGCAGCTCCTACAATATTCAAAGAAATGCTCTGAATCCTGACTTTGCCCTCGCATCAGTGAGGGAAACATGCAGGTTTCAGTCAACCTGTCCAGCCGGGCGGCGgctcctctctgcagcggcCGATTGCAGCTGATTGGCTCCGAGGCTGCGGGGAGAGAACAGACGGAGCGACCGTTAAAACTTCGAAAAGGCAAAACAATCAGGCGAGTGAATGATGGAAGTACAGCTGTCTGTTCCCACACGCCTCTCCTCACGGCGCTGCATTCCGCCGACAGGTCCGGGGGGGTCTGTCCGTCTTCATTCCTGCAACACTCGTCGGCCCCAAAGTCCAGCAGGAGCGTGACGATCTGTGCGGCGCCGCCTCGGACGGCGGCGTGCAGAGGACCGTCCTGCCCACATCCCAGCCTCACGTCTGCCCCCGCAGGACACAACAGGAGCGGTTCAAAGGCCTGAATCCAGTCTGTCCCCCAGGACACCGAGCCTCGCCAACACAGCTGCAGAAGACGCTCGGAGGATTGACTCTGGCTTCGACTCCCCTGCTTGCAGCAGAACCTGTGCGCAGGCCGCTGCCATGCAGGCGCAGTCGAGCGGCGTTCCCCCCAGCGGCAGCTCCAGGTCAACCTGCGCCCcccaggacagcagcagctgcagacgcTCCTGATGATCTGGAGCGAGAAGCGGCGCCGCGGTCAGAATCACATCGATGCCGAGCAGCTGTGGTTTCCACGTGAACGTGTTTCAGCAGCACTCTTCTTGGCAGCCTCGTGGATGGGGGAGGCCCGACGCCGGCCGGCGTGCGGAGACGAGCCGCGCTCCAAGATGAGCTGAACGCAAGCGGCGTTCCCGCTGCTGCAGGCGTAGAAGAGAGGCGTTCCTCCAGCCAGCGTGACTCTGTCCGGCTGTGGACGAGCCGGAGAGCAAACATCAGTCATGCACATCTGGCCAAGTGTCTGACGAGAGCTTCAAGAGAAGCTGTCGTCCAAATCTACCCAGGAAAGCACTGAATGGATCCGTCTCTCCGGAGGAAGATCCTCTAAAGCTGCTACCTTTCAGAACTGCTTTCTTTTTATAAGACATGCATATTGAACCACACTCAAAtaagaacaaatgaaaatacaaactgatTAAGTGATTGTTCCCACATCTGCAccgttctccagcagcagcttggcACTCTCGTAGTGCCCGCTGAGACAGGCCTCGTGGAGAGCGGAGACATTGTCCACGGTGACCGTGTCCACATCCGCTCCCTAGAGACACGGCACAGGGCGAAAAACGCCAGTGAGTCACAACCTGTGAGTCCAGAGTGAGACAGCCGGTCAGAGTCAGGCTCACGGGCGAGGAGGTCATGCCGGAGGAGCAGTCGGCCCTCGAAGGCCGCCACGTGAAGAGCAGATCTGTCCAAACAGTTGTCTGGAACACAGCAGGAGACCATCACCAATTGGTTTACGCTCATTTCGTCTACTCTGAAATTCCCGTTCCGTCTACTGCTATTCCGTCTACCTCCAGTTCGTCTACTACCTTTTTGGCAAACATTCCCATTTTGTCTACTTTTCCACTTCAACATTAAAccaccaaaataacattaattatgaaaGTTTTGgaaacactttacttgaagcacccggtctaacacattataagtagttataaacactcttaaatgatcacaatgctttataacccactatacagcttagggttagggtcaggtcctgatgttatagagcattgtgatcatttatgagtgtttataactatagttacacagtgctataatgtacttatgagttatacaggggtgctttcagtaaagtgttaccaaagttATTTAAGAAACAGGATATTTACTATGAAAACTGCAACAACAGCTATTTATTTCAGATATATTTAATTATTAACCTTAAAATCGGCCTTCtgtaacacatttttattttgtgtactTTTGTCTACTGTATTTTTATCCCACCAAAATGCCAATAACTCTTAAAGTTAGCatattcatgataataaaatgaTTTAAGTCAGATACAAAGGGAGAAGGTGTCTCAGAATTCAAgattctgcagctgcagagtgatgGATTCCCATTTGAGAAGAGGAACAAGTGGCAGAAGCACCACAGGCGGCTCAAGCGTCTTCAAGAAAAGTTTGTAGCTGGCAAACTGACTGTTGCTGACTTCATGGACTCTGCCTGCCACTTGACTGGCTTGTAAAGTAGCTTGTAAATTTTCCATTATGCATTTGTAATTGTCAATGTAAACTGATAAAGTGAGTTGATCAGTTTGTCAATGTGAACTGTgataaagtgaaatgttgaaaaaaaactggtgttttgtgttgaagttTAGTATTTGAAAGGGTAAGAGTAGGTCAAAATATTACAGCAAAACCTGCGGAAAAGTAGTGAAACGTTGGAAAACTACACTGTAGACGaaagtagacgaaatgggaataTGTGTCAGAAACAGAGTCGACGAAGTGGAAGCAGACCAAATGGAAAGTTACCGTCTCCATCACacctgttttgtgttctcaGGCAGGATCAAACAAAGAAGCTTATTTCAGCATTCATGCACAAAGCGACGGCTGCAACTGTGAACGCCTTCATGCTGAGGAGCTTAAACACAGGAGAAAGGTGAAGGGTGATCTCCCTTTATCTTTCTCCAAAAATGATTGATTTTAACATGTTGTCTGCGACCAGCGGCTCCTCAGCTCCTTCCTGGTGGCTCCCTGCAGCTTTCACACGTTTCTAAAGGAGAGTAAATAAGCATTTATTcaactttgttttgttgcacTTATGTTCCACGGTGAAGTGACAAAGTACcaaatgcattttattcataAGAGAACAGTCCTGGAGCCGCAGCAGTTAAGACCCcaaccaacaacaaaaagatgGTGAAAGCACGTAACCACCGGCTGATACAACAATTAACAAAACTGCTGACAGGCAATACGTCATGAAACCAAATAAAACTTCCAAAACTATGCTGAGTAAAGACATGAAATGTCTAGAACACATTAGTACTTCTTAAATGAAGTTTCTAAATGCAGTAAGTGTAGCTGTAGGTCAAAAGTTTCCACTGGTTTTCTGATCTCTGTGAggctgaaggagaaaaaaaagacctgtcTTGTATGTTGCACATATCCACTTACTGGgtgatcatttctgtgtgttttctactttgctgggtttttttttgagtgaataCATGATTTCCAGTGAGACTGTGTGTCTTGCATCTGCAGTAGTGACCGTAGTGAAGCAGGAAGTCTCCATTTTCATGCATAGTTACGGTGCTGCTGAACTCTGTTCACACCCGATGCAAATCCTCATTCAgcccagaaaacacagaacagtcTCACCTCGACTCGGTCTGGGCCGACACTCtgacccctccctcccctgtGAGGCGaaacttaaaggataagttcggtttaaacagttttcatgttgtttatagaacaaagtagaacaatatcctcacccagaagggttttctgatccgaaaagtGGTTCAAGAGAACGTTAGATccatagtcgagctgcagacctccgtatgctgttagccaatggggcatgtgtggcgccggctcccaaaacggctttaatcgtccaaaactcattagtttcaccaacatttcctcctggtccctcagcctctcctcctccacagcccggggtCGCAAAATACctgctgttgtggttttacagatctctgaagtgaatacggtgatctggaaataaactgaagtacattcaccaagagacacagtaggtggcgctgtgcacccaagttgttggtcgccacccgctccaaagaagaagaagatgatgtttgcagttcagagatctgTTTTTGTCACactcattttgaagaaaaattcCAGGTTTCTGATAAATATGCAACAACTGAAGCAACTGAGtggcagaaacacaaaatacacaacttCACAAATACATCCGTTTCTCAAAGTAAGTGCAGTATCATCAAAAaggtaaatgtttattttccatttttccttttcatatTGCATTTTTGACACAagaactgttaaaaaaagaacaaatgaaaagactgaataaatcagtttattaaaaataaatctcagaCACATGGACGTTTCACAGTTTTGATGAAATCATGTCCATTGTATTCCGTTTGCTTAAAAAACCCAGAGGTATATGTTAAAAGTTCAAGTCAGTGGTACATTCCCGTTTTAGTCCTGCTCAGTGGAACAAACGCTCACCGTCCAAAACATCAGGTAGTTtttacacaaaaccaaaaaaatcaataaatggcAGCGTCATGGTGGAGTACTTGAAAGATCAAGCTGCTGAAGTTCCTCCAGAGAACCAGGCCTTCAGAGTTCAGTCTAGTAGACAAGCGCCTCTTCCTGTTCAGTATCATAATGCCTCTAATGCCGAGGCCGCGGAGTGTCGCTGTGTGAGTCTCAGAAATAAGATCTGGTAcgataaaaacatcaaatatatTCCTCAAACTCGCATCAGGCTGTGTTCATGGTATTTAAAATATAAACTATCATGATAAAACCCAAAGGAGGCTGAGCTTCACCGTCGGAGCAGCATCGCTGTGGAATGGGAGCTTCTCCCTTCACTTTAAAGACTCGGTGATGCAGAAATGTCCAACTCTTGCTCTCTTTGaccttttaatttttcaaactGCCTTAATTTTAGTTATTTACTATTAATTATCAGTCACTGTGGAACTCcataatctgtgtgtgttttagggcTGCAAGATATTAGATGAGCAGGTAATAAAGAAAGGTTTAATATTGTGATAATGATATAATTTGAGATAAATACACTTTAGTAGAACACTGTAATCTCTGTGCACGGACAACTGTTCCTTCAAGTAACAGTTctgtcatttgaaaatgttttaagtagtaaaacaaacattttgcatGAATTAATAATCAAAATTCCTTCCCTGTCAGTCTGCAGAGCGTGAACGCTCACTGTGTGGAAACCACTGATTACAGTTGACTCAGTCTGCTGAGATACGGATAGTTTACATGTTGATATCAAGATAACAACACATTTGAGATTGTGCAGCCGTCAGTCCGCCCACTGGGAGCAGTCtgggttcagcgtcttgctcaaagacactgATACCACCAAGAGAATGTGATCAAACCGTTAAAGATGGGAGTACTGAATGCAATGCCCAAACATGATGGTTTTCTGCAAGACGGATCAGATTTCTCATCTCACCTACATGTATTTGTTCCCGACTCccatcaaaagagaaaaagtgccTTCAGATCCTCCAGAAGCCTCCATTTAAATATTCCCTATGAAAACCCGGGAGCAGCCTGGTTAGGACGCTTTCGCACAAGATCCTTtaagtaaaaacagaaatgtaaacaTTGCTTTCAGTGACCATGAGCTCGTTCACACATGTCCGTCGGCACCACGAGTGCAGAGGCGAGAGGAGACGGttcatgtttcactgcttcGCTTCTCTGCATGTTTGGAATGAGTCTCAGTTTCTACCGTCCACAGCCCGCCGGGCCCGGTGGCGTCGACCGCCACGTCCATGCTGTGGTCGGGTACCAACCaccgcaggagcagcaggaacaggaagtccaACACCGCCACGAAGGCAAAGATGGAGCCGGCCACGGCGCCGCAGTGGGACCTCAGCCTCCGTAACCGTCTGTCCAGGGGAAGGACGTCCTCTGTGTGGACCCGGTCGTACACCTGAACAGGGAAGCGGTGACATGATTGACTGGAACCTGCTGCGACATGAAACCAGCCAGACGCACAGAAACAGCCTCAGGCACGTCCACCAGCCTATCCGCTCCCATCACGCCAGTAATCCCACCCCTCGTCTTACTCCTCAAGATGTTGGTGCTTCACGGTGCGGTGACGGGAGAAACACTTCTTTTGGAAAAACACGGAGAGCAGACAGAAACGTTGTCAGTGGAATTAAGTGTGCACTCTGTGGAAGAAGTTCTATTTACTTCCAAGCACTGAGTGCTACAAACACTCCGGAATCCATCGTCATTATCAAATTATTTGTGCAAGTACTACAAGtttcaaacacacaggaagtggaagtggttttcaaaaagtgctgttttcagagaTTCATCAGGCTGTTGTTTTGTAAGAAATCACAGGACAAGCTTCCTATTTTCACTTGTAATCAAACGTCATCTCAACCCGCAGACAGAAGGCGCTTCTTCTGATCTGTGCTGATAAACTAAAGGACTGTGTGAAGATGAAAATAAGGTaataggggtgtaacggtacacaaaagccacggtacggtacgtacctcggtgtaagggtcacggttcggtacgtttctcgatacagtggggaaaaagtaaaaaaaagctcacaaatgtaccaattttttttttttactcactggtgtattcgtcgtgtgattgtgtgtgccgaaccgtgacccccgtaccgtgacggtacgggacgaatacaaataccgttacactcctataAGGTAATAAAACTTGctgtgtgtgaggaagagaTCATTCAGCCGATCTGCAGCGACTCCAAACTGTCTTTAACGCTTCCTACTGGGCCACTCCCACGTGAGAAAAGGTAGTATTgtctctaaataaataaacatttaggTCGCCACGCCACAAGAAAACATGTACGATTCACAGCTGGAACGTGAGACTGGGCCAGACTGCGTCAGTCACTGTCAATTATCAGCAGTTATCAAGAATAACGGAATCCATCAAAAGCCAAAGCATGTGAGTAAAATAAGTTATCAAGGCCCCGGGGTCACGCTCCAGCTACGCTTTGAGGTTTGCAGAATCTGCATGCGGGATGGTGAAGGAGTTCCCCTTTTCCCTCCTTTCTGCAGGTCGTACTGCACCTCATAAACATCAGGTCCTTCAACAGGCTGTTTATACAGCTGTCCAAAGAAGTGCAGGAGGTGACGGTGTAGGTTTAACCTGCATCgacaaaaagctgaaaaagacaTCGACCTGCATCAAATCCACTGGGAACATTTGGGGAATGAAGCGGCAGGTTTTGGTCGGCCTACTTTTTCAGTTCTCTCTGCCACGTTCTTCCAGGTGTAGAGGTTTCGGACTCGGGCGTGGACGGAGgccggagggggggcggagccggaCCGCTGCCGGGCGATCACCGCCTCCAGGCCGGCGCACAGCGAGCGCACCGTGGGCTCGCAGAGCATGATCAGGTCCTCGGGCAGCACCTCGGGAATGCCCCCAAC is a genomic window containing:
- the LOC115402734 gene encoding ankyrin repeat and SOCS box protein 11-like, with the translated sequence MVSCCVPDNCLDRSALHVAAFEGRLLLRHDLLAQGADVDTVTVDNVSALHEACLSGHYESAKLLLENGADPDRVTLAGGTPLFYACSSGNAACVQLILERGSSPHAGRRRASPIHEAAKKNHQERLQLLLSWGAQVDLELPLGGTPLDCACMAAACAQAFEPLLLCPAGADVRLGCGQDGPLHAAVRGGAAQIVTLLLDFGADECCRNEDGQTPPDLSAECSAPRSQSAAIGRCREEPPPGWTG